A single region of the Lysinibacillus sp. B2A1 genome encodes:
- the xerC gene encoding tyrosine recombinase XerC yields MLVSSQDALEQFMLYIQVEKNFSVHTVREYESDLLDFLTFLQAEGVNDLASVEYIHARLYVTKLYDEKRARSSVSRKISSIRSFFRFLNRQYGLDDGAFRSLYHPKKEARLPSFFYEEELMQLFEANTGDDLKSIRNIAILELLYATGIRVSELTSIQVKDVDFHYSIIRVMGKGRKERIIPFGQFASLAMQDYIEQARPRLMKKTSHQQLFVNMRGGELTPRGVRHILTEMIDKASLHTKIYPHMLRHTFATHLLNNGADLRTVQELLGHAHLSSTQVYTHVTKEHLRQTYMNAHPRA; encoded by the coding sequence ATGTTAGTTTCGTCCCAAGATGCACTTGAACAGTTCATGCTTTACATCCAGGTAGAAAAGAACTTCTCTGTTCATACGGTGCGAGAATATGAATCAGACCTACTAGATTTTTTAACCTTTTTACAGGCAGAGGGCGTTAATGATTTAGCTAGTGTTGAGTATATACATGCACGTCTTTATGTAACAAAGTTGTATGATGAAAAAAGAGCAAGATCTTCAGTATCTAGAAAAATTTCTTCAATACGCTCCTTTTTTCGCTTTCTAAATAGACAGTACGGATTAGATGATGGAGCATTTCGTTCACTTTATCATCCGAAAAAAGAAGCACGCTTACCTAGTTTTTTCTACGAAGAGGAATTGATGCAGCTTTTTGAAGCAAATACTGGTGATGATTTGAAATCAATCAGAAATATAGCTATATTAGAGCTGTTATATGCGACAGGAATTCGTGTCAGTGAGCTTACTTCAATTCAAGTGAAGGATGTAGATTTTCATTATTCAATTATTCGAGTAATGGGAAAAGGACGAAAAGAGCGTATTATTCCATTCGGTCAATTTGCGAGTTTAGCGATGCAGGATTACATAGAGCAAGCTCGTCCACGATTGATGAAAAAAACAAGTCATCAGCAATTGTTTGTCAACATGCGTGGTGGGGAACTTACTCCAAGAGGGGTACGTCATATTTTAACAGAAATGATTGACAAGGCCTCACTCCATACGAAAATATATCCTCATATGCTTCGTCATACTTTTGCTACACATTTATTGAATAATGGCGCAGATTTACGTACGGTGCAGGAATTATTAGGCCACGCACATTTATCTTCTACACAGGTTTACACACATGTAACGAAAGAGCATCTTCGTCAAACATATATGAATGCTCATCCAAGGGCATAA
- a CDS encoding HslU--HslV peptidase proteolytic subunit (heat shock protein involved in degradation of misfolded proteins) — MGQIHATTIFAVHHNGGCAMAGDGQVTLGNAVVMKGTARKVRRLFNEQVLAGFAGSVADAFTLFEMFEGKLNEYNGNLQRAAVEVAKQWRGDKMLRQLEAMLLVMDKNTLLLVSGTGEVIEPDDGILAIGSGGNYALSAGRALKKYAGETMSAREIAEAALETAAEICVFTNHNIIVEALS, encoded by the coding sequence ATGGGACAAATTCATGCGACAACGATATTTGCAGTTCATCATAACGGAGGCTGTGCAATGGCTGGTGATGGCCAAGTGACCTTAGGGAATGCAGTTGTGATGAAAGGTACAGCAAGGAAGGTCAGACGTCTGTTTAATGAACAGGTCCTTGCTGGTTTTGCTGGATCAGTTGCCGATGCCTTCACACTTTTTGAAATGTTTGAAGGAAAGTTAAATGAATACAATGGTAATTTACAACGTGCAGCTGTAGAAGTTGCAAAGCAATGGCGTGGTGATAAAATGCTTCGTCAATTGGAGGCAATGCTTCTTGTAATGGATAAAAACACCCTTCTTCTTGTTTCTGGTACAGGAGAAGTTATTGAACCTGATGATGGTATATTAGCGATAGGTTCTGGTGGAAACTATGCATTATCTGCTGGCCGAGCGCTTAAAAAATATGCAGGTGAAACAATGTCTGCTCGTGAAATTGCCGAAGCAGCACTAGAAACGGCTGCTGAAATATGTGTATTTACGAATCATAATATTATCGTGGAGGCGCTGAGCTAA
- a CDS encoding HslU--HslV peptidase ATPase subunit: MTQNNLTPRQITEHLDRYIVGQNEAKRAVAIALRNRYRRSLLNDDMKAEVIPKNILMIGPTGVGKTEIARRIAKLTNAPFVKVEATKFTEVGYVGRDVESMVRDVVEASHRLVKEEMMESVKEQAEELANEAIVKLLVPSLRKKQSMQNPFEMLFGGKDQQSTDENSSEETEVRSKRAQIAIDLRNGKLENEWITVEVTEQNPSIFDALQGTGMDMSANSGMQDMLSSLMPKKTKKRRVQVKDARRILTIEEANKLIDTDEVAQEAIVRAEQSGIIFIDEIDKIASKESNSSANVSREGVQRDILPIVEGSTVTTKYGAVKTDYMLFVAAGAFHMSKPSDLIPELQGRFPIRVELEKLTKQDFVRILQEPDQSLILQYKALLETEGVEINFTEDAIERIAEIATEVNQETDNIGARRLHTILERLLEELSFEASEIAPANIPISAAYVDQKLAGIVKNKDLSQFIL, translated from the coding sequence ATGACGCAAAATAATTTAACGCCAAGACAGATTACTGAGCATCTGGACCGTTATATCGTAGGACAAAATGAAGCAAAGCGAGCAGTTGCTATTGCCTTGCGTAATCGTTATCGTCGCTCGTTGTTAAATGATGACATGAAGGCTGAGGTTATTCCTAAAAATATCTTGATGATAGGGCCTACAGGTGTTGGAAAAACAGAAATTGCTAGAAGAATTGCAAAGTTAACGAATGCACCATTTGTCAAAGTGGAAGCAACAAAATTTACAGAGGTAGGCTATGTTGGACGTGACGTAGAGTCTATGGTACGTGATGTTGTAGAAGCTTCACATCGTCTAGTAAAAGAAGAGATGATGGAATCTGTGAAAGAGCAAGCGGAAGAATTAGCGAATGAGGCAATCGTTAAATTATTGGTTCCCTCCTTGCGAAAAAAACAATCGATGCAAAATCCTTTCGAAATGCTATTTGGTGGTAAAGATCAGCAGTCAACGGATGAAAACTCATCTGAGGAGACCGAAGTGCGTTCAAAGCGCGCACAAATCGCGATAGATTTACGTAATGGTAAATTAGAAAACGAGTGGATTACTGTTGAAGTAACAGAGCAAAATCCTTCTATTTTTGATGCATTACAAGGAACAGGTATGGATATGTCTGCTAATAGCGGTATGCAGGATATGTTATCTAGCTTGATGCCTAAGAAAACGAAAAAACGCAGAGTCCAAGTGAAGGATGCACGACGCATTTTAACAATTGAAGAAGCGAACAAGCTCATTGATACAGATGAAGTTGCACAAGAAGCAATAGTAAGGGCTGAGCAATCAGGCATTATCTTTATTGATGAGATCGATAAAATTGCTAGTAAGGAAAGTAACTCTTCTGCGAATGTATCACGAGAAGGTGTACAACGTGATATTCTGCCAATCGTTGAGGGATCTACAGTTACAACGAAGTATGGCGCTGTAAAAACGGACTATATGCTTTTTGTTGCTGCAGGAGCATTCCATATGTCAAAGCCATCAGATTTAATTCCTGAACTACAGGGGCGTTTCCCAATTCGGGTAGAACTCGAAAAGTTAACGAAGCAAGATTTTGTCCGTATTTTGCAAGAGCCAGATCAATCGCTTATTTTGCAATATAAGGCATTGTTAGAAACAGAGGGTGTAGAGATTAACTTTACAGAAGATGCCATTGAACGTATTGCCGAAATTGCAACTGAGGTAAATCAAGAAACCGATAATATTGGAGCGAGACGTTTGCATACGATTTTAGAGCGCTTGCTAGAGGAATTATCGTTTGAGGCATCAGAAATTGCACCTGCAAATATTCCAATCTCTGCTGCATATGTTGATCAAAAACTGGCGGGTATAGTAAAAAACAAAGATTTGTCACAGTTTATATTGTAA
- a CDS encoding GTP-sensing pleiotropic transcriptional regulator CodY, with product MNLLEKTRKINSMLQASAGKPVNFKEMADTLGDIIDSNVYIVSRKGKLLGISIHQQIENERMKKMFEERQFPEEYTHSLFTISETSSNLDINNEHTAFPVENKELFQNALTTIVPIVGGGERLGTLILARLSAQFEDDDLILAEYGATVVGMEILREKSEEIEEEARSRAVVQMAINSLSYSELEAIEHIFEELDGNEGLLVASKIADRVGITRSVIVNALRKLESAGVIESRSLGMKGTYIKVLNDKFLNALAEIKMK from the coding sequence ATGAATTTATTAGAAAAAACGCGTAAAATTAACTCAATGCTCCAAGCATCTGCTGGTAAACCGGTAAACTTTAAGGAAATGGCTGATACGCTAGGAGATATAATAGACAGTAATGTATATATTGTGAGCCGTAAAGGAAAGCTTTTAGGCATTTCCATCCATCAGCAAATTGAAAATGAGCGAATGAAGAAGATGTTTGAAGAGCGTCAATTCCCTGAGGAGTATACACATAGCTTGTTTACAATTTCAGAAACATCATCAAATCTTGATATTAATAACGAGCATACTGCTTTCCCAGTAGAAAACAAAGAGTTATTCCAAAATGCGCTAACAACTATTGTGCCAATCGTTGGTGGTGGAGAACGCCTAGGAACATTAATCCTTGCTCGTTTATCTGCACAATTTGAGGATGATGATTTAATTTTAGCTGAGTATGGTGCAACAGTGGTTGGTATGGAAATATTACGTGAGAAATCTGAAGAAATTGAAGAAGAAGCTCGTAGCAGAGCTGTTGTGCAAATGGCGATTAATTCACTTTCTTACAGTGAGCTAGAAGCCATTGAACACATCTTCGAAGAACTTGATGGTAACGAAGGGTTACTAGTAGCTTCGAAAATTGCAGACCGAGTGGGGATTACACGTTCAGTGATCGTAAATGCATTACGTAAACTAGAGTCTGCAGGTGTTATCGAATCGCGTTCTCTTGGGATGAAAGGTACTTATATTAAAGTGCTCAATGATAAGTTTTTAAATGCATTAGCAGAAATTAAAATGAAATAA
- a CDS encoding flagellar basal body rod protein FlgB, which yields MNLFGGTISSLENGLSYATLNHKTIANNIANVDTPNYKAKSVSFKDMLEQEKQLSISAYRTDSRHFDFSIRQSTPGVNNIDGLRYRNNGNGVDMDAEQAKLAENQIYYNALIDRVNGKLNTLNTVIKGGK from the coding sequence TTGAATTTATTTGGAGGAACTATTAGTAGCCTGGAAAATGGACTTTCCTATGCAACTTTAAATCATAAAACAATTGCCAATAACATTGCGAATGTTGATACGCCAAATTATAAGGCGAAAAGTGTAAGCTTTAAAGATATGCTAGAACAAGAAAAACAACTATCAATTTCAGCATATCGTACAGATAGCAGACATTTTGATTTTTCGATTCGACAATCTACACCTGGTGTAAATAATATTGATGGCTTAAGATATCGAAATAATGGTAATGGTGTTGATATGGATGCTGAACAGGCGAAATTGGCAGAAAATCAAATTTATTATAATGCTTTAATTGACCGTGTTAATGGTAAATTAAATACATTAAATACTGTAATAAAAGGAGGTAAGTAA
- the flgC gene encoding flagellar basal body rod protein FlgC: protein MSIFYGMNTTASALTAQRLRMDVISSNMANMDTARARQVNGEWEPYRRKSVTFTAQEGQFSKYFNVALGKNAKSGVGNGVKVTQIKEDRETPFKLVYDPTHPDANADGYVNMPNVDPLREMVDLMSATRSYEANVTVFNANKSMLTKALEIGK from the coding sequence ATGTCTATTTTTTATGGGATGAATACCACTGCCTCAGCTTTAACAGCACAGCGTTTACGAATGGATGTCATTTCTTCAAATATGGCCAATATGGATACTGCGCGTGCTAGACAAGTAAATGGAGAGTGGGAGCCCTACCGCCGTAAATCAGTAACATTTACTGCACAAGAGGGACAGTTTTCAAAATATTTCAATGTTGCTCTTGGGAAAAACGCAAAAAGTGGAGTCGGTAACGGCGTAAAAGTAACACAAATAAAAGAAGATAGAGAAACACCTTTCAAACTTGTGTATGATCCAACTCATCCAGATGCAAACGCAGATGGCTATGTAAACATGCCAAATGTGGATCCATTAAGAGAAATGGTAGATTTAATGTCAGCTACTCGTTCTTATGAGGCAAACGTAACTGTATTCAATGCAAATAAATCTATGCTGACAAAGGCTTTAGAGATTGGTAAATAA
- a CDS encoding flagellar hook-basal body complex protein FliE, with translation MIISSVSLMTPTQVVNQTNKLQTTPYEAQQNFANSLKEAIAKVNDQQITSDNFTQKLITGGDVELHDVMIASQKASITLNATIEVRNKVIEAYQEIMRMSV, from the coding sequence ATGATAATTTCGTCCGTTTCACTAATGACACCAACTCAGGTAGTAAATCAAACAAATAAACTCCAGACGACACCTTATGAAGCACAGCAAAACTTTGCGAACTCTTTAAAAGAAGCAATAGCAAAAGTGAATGATCAGCAAATTACTTCTGATAATTTTACACAAAAGCTAATTACTGGTGGAGATGTAGAGCTGCATGATGTGATGATTGCATCACAAAAAGCAAGCATTACATTAAATGCAACAATTGAAGTTCGCAATAAGGTGATTGAAGCTTACCAAGAAATAATGCGAATGAGTGTCTAG
- a CDS encoding flagellar M-ring protein FliF: MNERLTKIKNDTSQFWTSRSKKQKILMIGSVIGVIALAAVITIIATKTTYVPLYKDLSTREIGQVKEALDSQGVKYEIAPGGTSILVPEEQVDSLLVQLASEGYPQTGTIDYSFANSSGFGMTDNEFNLLKKAATETEIAKLIKNLEGVKDAKVMINVPEKGVFVKDANLEEATASIVLNTDPGYKFTEQQISTMYNLVAKSVPNLSTDNIVISNQFSEYFDLNAATADGASTTTAEGQLQAKKLVERDLQRQVQNILGTLMGQDKVIASVTTDIDFKKENREENLVTPVDEENMEGIAISAQRITEQYSGTGAAATGTPEAETTTDNFTTYNEGAMGNGDYERTEETINNDVNRIRKDIQEAPYKIQDIGIQVIVEPPTATDAASLPDGVREDIEKILSTIVRTTISKDVAAELTQEQINEKVAVSVQPLNGKATDVAEETPVIPWWVWVIGGILLAVILLLAFFIIRSRKRAKEEEELSILEEQEELMIDDINEEIETEATMRRKQLEKMAKEKPDDFAKLLRSWIAED, encoded by the coding sequence ATGAATGAACGATTGACGAAAATAAAAAACGACACCAGCCAATTTTGGACAAGTCGTAGTAAAAAACAAAAGATTTTAATGATTGGATCCGTCATCGGAGTAATAGCACTAGCTGCTGTTATTACAATTATTGCTACAAAGACTACATATGTACCTCTCTATAAAGATTTATCGACAAGAGAAATCGGACAAGTGAAGGAAGCTTTAGATTCTCAAGGGGTCAAATATGAAATTGCCCCAGGTGGAACATCCATTTTAGTCCCAGAGGAACAAGTGGATTCCCTATTAGTACAATTAGCTTCAGAGGGATATCCACAAACAGGTACAATTGATTATTCATTTGCAAACAGCTCTGGATTTGGTATGACAGATAATGAGTTTAATCTATTAAAAAAAGCAGCAACTGAAACAGAAATTGCTAAGCTCATTAAAAATCTTGAAGGTGTCAAAGATGCGAAAGTGATGATAAATGTTCCTGAAAAGGGTGTTTTTGTAAAAGACGCTAACTTAGAAGAAGCTACTGCATCTATTGTCTTGAATACTGATCCTGGTTATAAATTTACAGAGCAGCAAATTTCAACAATGTATAATTTAGTAGCGAAAAGTGTTCCGAACTTAAGTACGGATAATATTGTAATCTCAAACCAATTTTCTGAGTACTTTGATTTAAACGCTGCAACTGCTGATGGAGCTTCCACAACAACAGCTGAGGGTCAATTACAAGCAAAGAAATTGGTGGAGCGTGACCTACAGCGTCAAGTGCAAAATATACTTGGTACACTGATGGGACAAGATAAAGTAATTGCTTCTGTAACAACAGACATTGATTTCAAAAAAGAAAATCGTGAAGAAAACTTAGTTACGCCAGTTGATGAAGAGAATATGGAAGGGATCGCCATTAGTGCGCAGCGTATTACAGAACAATATTCTGGTACTGGAGCTGCAGCCACTGGTACACCTGAAGCAGAAACAACTACTGATAACTTCACAACTTATAATGAAGGTGCGATGGGGAACGGGGATTATGAACGTACAGAAGAAACGATTAATAATGACGTAAACCGTATCCGCAAAGATATTCAAGAGGCACCTTATAAAATTCAAGATATTGGTATCCAAGTAATTGTAGAGCCACCGACAGCGACTGATGCAGCTTCATTACCTGATGGGGTTCGAGAAGATATTGAGAAAATTTTAAGTACTATTGTTCGTACAACGATTTCAAAGGATGTCGCAGCCGAGCTTACTCAAGAGCAAATTAATGAAAAAGTGGCTGTTTCAGTACAACCTTTAAATGGTAAAGCAACTGATGTGGCTGAAGAAACGCCTGTTATTCCATGGTGGGTTTGGGTCATTGGCGGTATCTTATTAGCTGTAATACTATTGCTAGCATTCTTCATTATCCGCTCACGTAAACGTGCGAAGGAAGAAGAGGAACTTAGCATCTTAGAAGAACAAGAAGAACTAATGATTGATGATATAAATGAAGAAATTGAAACGGAAGCTACAATGCGTCGTAAGCAGCTTGAAAAAATGGCAAAAGAAAAGCCAGACGATTTTGCAAAGTTACTGCGTAGTTGGATTGCTGAAGACTAA
- a CDS encoding flagellar motor switch protein FliG, whose amino-acid sequence MSKKDKELTGKQKAALLLISLGPEVSASVYKHLTEEEIERLTLEISSVKKVEANVKEEIIEEFHNIALAQDYITQGGIGYAKTVLEKALGVEQAQTIINRLTSSLQVRPFDFARRADPSQIFNFIQNEHPQTIALILSYLEAGQAGVILSSLPQEVQADIAKRIAMMESTSPEVISEIESVLERKLSSTVTQDYTETGGIDAVVEVLNGVDRQTEKTILDALEIQDPELAEEIKKRMFVFEDIVTLDNRSIQRVIRDCENEDLLLSMKVSSEEVKDIIFRNMSQRMAETFKEEMEIMGPVRLRDVEEAQSRIVAVIRRLEDAGEIIIARGGGDDVIV is encoded by the coding sequence GTGTCCAAGAAAGATAAGGAATTAACCGGAAAACAAAAGGCCGCTCTCTTGTTAATTTCGTTGGGGCCTGAGGTTTCAGCTTCTGTCTATAAACATTTAACAGAGGAAGAGATTGAACGCTTAACATTAGAAATTTCAAGTGTTAAAAAGGTAGAAGCAAACGTTAAAGAAGAGATTATAGAGGAATTTCATAATATTGCACTTGCGCAAGATTATATTACACAAGGCGGTATTGGCTATGCAAAAACAGTATTGGAGAAAGCACTGGGTGTTGAACAAGCACAAACGATTATTAATCGTTTAACATCTTCTTTACAAGTGCGGCCATTTGACTTTGCACGTAGAGCTGACCCGTCGCAAATCTTTAACTTTATTCAAAATGAACATCCACAAACGATTGCCCTCATTCTTTCTTATTTAGAAGCAGGGCAAGCAGGTGTTATTTTATCTTCACTTCCACAAGAGGTGCAGGCAGATATCGCCAAACGTATAGCAATGATGGAGTCCACTTCGCCAGAAGTAATTAGTGAAATTGAGTCTGTCTTAGAGCGTAAATTATCGTCAACAGTTACACAAGATTACACGGAAACTGGTGGTATTGATGCAGTCGTTGAAGTATTAAACGGTGTAGATCGACAAACAGAAAAAACAATTTTGGATGCACTCGAAATTCAAGATCCAGAGCTTGCAGAGGAAATCAAAAAACGTATGTTTGTATTCGAGGATATTGTTACACTCGACAACCGTTCGATTCAGCGTGTTATTCGTGATTGTGAAAATGAAGACTTATTACTATCTATGAAAGTTTCAAGTGAGGAAGTGAAGGACATTATCTTCCGTAATATGTCACAACGTATGGCTGAAACCTTCAAAGAAGAAATGGAGATTATGGGACCTGTACGTTTACGTGATGTAGAGGAAGCACAATCTCGAATTGTTGCAGTGATTCGTCGCTTAGAGGATGCTGGTGAGATTATTATTGCACGTGGTGGAGGAGATGACGTCATTGTCTAG
- the fliH gene encoding flagellar assembly protein FliH, with protein MSRIIRSIYTESNGDNVKTIKIRDMFEIPEIEGEETPLQKQITIEEILEERDRVLTEARAELQAEREAFEQEKQMFYQEIEHLKHNWEEERPNRVQEAYDEGFGQGYEDGTNKANEAMMQSLQTANEVIIHAKENARKYIEDQEAVILELGLTAAERIIDASLERENELFVSIVRRGLKEAREMKEIKIYVSPNYYALITANRDELAEMFPTDVPFMIFVNEDLENETDCFIETNHGRIVVSIDEQLNELRLKLYEILESKE; from the coding sequence TTGTCTAGAATCATCCGTTCTATCTATACAGAGTCCAATGGCGATAATGTTAAAACGATAAAAATTCGTGATATGTTTGAAATACCCGAAATTGAAGGGGAAGAAACACCATTACAAAAACAAATTACGATTGAAGAAATTCTCGAAGAGAGAGACCGTGTATTGACAGAAGCGAGAGCCGAATTGCAGGCAGAACGTGAAGCTTTTGAACAGGAGAAGCAAATGTTCTATCAGGAAATTGAGCATCTAAAGCATAACTGGGAGGAAGAACGCCCTAATCGCGTGCAAGAGGCATATGATGAAGGATTTGGCCAAGGATATGAAGATGGGACAAACAAGGCGAATGAAGCGATGATGCAATCTCTCCAAACTGCCAATGAGGTCATCATACATGCTAAGGAAAATGCACGGAAATATATTGAGGATCAAGAGGCAGTCATATTAGAGCTGGGCTTAACAGCAGCAGAGCGAATTATTGATGCATCCTTGGAGCGTGAAAATGAATTATTTGTTTCTATCGTTCGCAGAGGACTTAAAGAAGCAAGAGAAATGAAAGAAATAAAAATTTATGTTTCACCGAACTACTATGCATTAATTACTGCAAATCGTGATGAATTAGCTGAAATGTTTCCAACTGATGTCCCATTCATGATTTTTGTTAATGAAGACTTAGAAAATGAAACAGATTGTTTTATCGAAACAAATCATGGTCGAATTGTTGTCAGCATTGATGAACAATTGAATGAATTAAGATTAAAACTCTATGAAATATTAGAAAGTAAGGAATGA
- a CDS encoding flagellar protein export ATPase FliI, producing MKTAQLIEQIPHISTFKKFGRVTRVVGLMIESQGPDSSIGDVCKIHVETSKNGHQIILAEVVGFKDEIVVLMPFTSLREISIGCLVEGTGAPLEVKVGPELIGKVLDSMGNPIDGTVLPKGLLTVPTEQDPPNPLTRPPIDERLEVGVKAIDGMLTVGNGQRVGIFAGSGVGKSTLLGMIARNTQADLNVIALIGERGREVREFIERDLGSEGLKRSIVVAATSDQPALMRIKGAFTATAIAEYFRNRGLNVMLMMDSVTRVAMAQREIGLATGEPPAQKGYTPSVFAILPKLLERTGTNENGSITAFYTVLVDGDDMNEPIADTVRGILDGHIVLDRNLANKGQYPAINVLKSVSRLMNHVAEPEHKKAAERLRELYYTYDKSEDLINIGAYKRGTSKEIDEAIYYEPLITAYLKQGYLDKVTLIESMNELITLSNGGGK from the coding sequence ATGAAAACGGCTCAATTAATCGAACAAATTCCTCATATATCAACCTTTAAAAAGTTTGGTAGGGTTACTCGAGTTGTCGGCTTAATGATTGAGTCCCAAGGTCCAGATAGTTCCATTGGCGATGTTTGTAAAATTCATGTGGAGACTTCAAAAAATGGTCATCAAATCATACTGGCAGAGGTGGTTGGTTTTAAGGATGAAATAGTTGTCTTAATGCCTTTTACCTCTCTGCGAGAAATTTCAATTGGATGCTTAGTTGAAGGGACTGGAGCACCACTTGAAGTAAAAGTAGGACCCGAGCTAATTGGTAAAGTACTAGATTCAATGGGAAATCCTATTGATGGAACAGTGTTGCCAAAGGGATTATTAACGGTTCCAACTGAGCAGGATCCACCAAATCCACTGACACGTCCACCAATAGATGAAAGGCTTGAAGTGGGCGTAAAGGCAATAGATGGTATGCTGACAGTCGGGAATGGTCAACGTGTTGGTATATTTGCTGGTTCTGGTGTAGGGAAAAGTACCTTGCTGGGCATGATTGCACGAAATACACAAGCTGATTTAAATGTTATTGCACTGATCGGAGAACGTGGTCGTGAAGTACGTGAGTTTATAGAACGTGATTTAGGATCCGAGGGTTTAAAACGTTCAATCGTTGTTGCTGCCACTTCTGACCAACCTGCACTCATGCGTATTAAAGGAGCTTTTACCGCAACTGCCATTGCAGAGTATTTTAGAAACCGTGGTTTAAATGTCATGTTGATGATGGACTCTGTCACTCGTGTTGCGATGGCGCAGCGTGAAATTGGTCTTGCTACTGGCGAACCACCAGCTCAAAAAGGCTATACGCCATCGGTGTTTGCCATTTTACCTAAACTGTTAGAACGTACAGGAACGAATGAAAATGGTTCTATTACAGCCTTCTATACAGTATTAGTAGATGGGGATGATATGAATGAACCGATTGCAGATACTGTACGAGGGATTTTAGATGGTCATATTGTGCTTGATCGGAACCTTGCCAATAAAGGTCAATATCCAGCCATCAATGTTTTAAAAAGCGTTAGCCGTTTGATGAATCATGTGGCAGAACCAGAGCATAAAAAGGCAGCAGAACGATTAAGAGAGCTTTATTATACATATGACAAATCAGAGGATTTAATCAATATCGGTGCATACAAACGCGGCACATCCAAAGAAATCGATGAAGCTATCTATTATGAGCCTCTAATAACAGCATATCTTAAGCAAGGTTATTTAGATAAAGTGACTCTTATTGAAAGTATGAATGAGTTAATTACATTATCGAACGGTGGTGGAAAATAA
- the fliJ gene encoding flagellar export protein FliJ — MVNYLYRFEKVLTIREQEKNETEIAYKESVRSFEEIATKLYELLKKKEDLIDFQQERLAVGSSIDEIHHYARFIDSLEKTIVDVQQKVVQARSKMNWYEEKLLEKNLEVRKFEKMREKDFKLFQQEQDRIEGIFLDEISTLTYNKREIR, encoded by the coding sequence ATGGTGAATTATTTATATCGTTTTGAAAAAGTGTTAACCATTCGTGAACAAGAAAAAAATGAAACAGAAATAGCTTATAAAGAATCAGTTCGTTCTTTTGAAGAAATAGCAACTAAGCTGTATGAACTGTTGAAAAAGAAAGAGGATTTAATTGACTTTCAACAAGAGCGCTTAGCTGTTGGCTCATCTATAGATGAGATTCATCATTATGCAAGATTTATTGATAGCCTCGAAAAAACAATTGTAGATGTACAACAGAAGGTAGTGCAAGCACGTTCAAAAATGAATTGGTACGAAGAAAAACTGTTAGAAAAAAACTTGGAAGTACGTAAATTTGAAAAAATGCGAGAAAAGGATTTTAAGTTATTCCAGCAGGAGCAAGATCGGATTGAAGGTATTTTCTTAGATGAAATTTCAACCCTTACGTATAACAAGAGAGAAATCAGGTGA